GGTCAAATCAAAGGTTAGCCCGAATGTGCTCTGATTCCCCTCCTCACTACTCTACCCCCAGCACTTAATAGTAGATTTCAGAAGGTTGTGCAGTCCTCAGCTTGATGGGGCAGAGGAGGCAGGACAGAGCAGTGGCTATCAGCATGGGCTTCGGAACTGCACCACACCCGGGCTAGGATGCAGGGTCTGCTCCTCCACCTTGGGATAGCTCTATAAACCAGCTGAAAGGGGACCAATGATGGTCATAGCCGCATAGGGTTGTCACACTGATTAGATAATGTAGGAAGCAGGTGGGTCGCAGAGGAAGCACTGAGCATTAGCTGTTAGGATTTCTAGTTGTATTACAAATCTAATGCTCCCCATTTCTTCTCCTTGTTCtacagaggaagggagaaaagaagctGTCAACATCCCCAAATTACACACTACCATGTTTCATCCCCAATGCCCAACCACCAAACAACATCAACATCTCAGCCGTTCAGACATATCTCAGGAGGATCAGACCATTGAGCGATAACACAACTACTACTGGTGAAATCATAGAACATCTCGACAAACTCGCATTTCAAAATGCTCCAGAAACAAACATTTCTATGCCTGAAGCTGCCTTTGAAAAAAAACGCTTCATCTTGACTATCTTACAACAGTTTGTGGAGTGCGTAGATCTTGTACTTAAGTCCTTTAACTCTGAAGCCCAACAGGCCACCTAGACCTATTCCTTTTGGAATGGCAGGAActtatgaagccttaaaaaaatgACTGACAGCTACAGGTGAGAACTCTGCTGTGATTCATTAAGTACATTTTTCCAGTGAATAATCCCAATGAACCCTCAGATGGACCATTATCAGGAGGGTTGAGATTGACATTTATGAATTAACATGAAAATGATTATTATCGTTAATAGTCTTGGTATTTatggaatgtttttcttcttcagtctTAAACCTTACTGTCACCATCTCCTTGTGAGGGAAGGTGGTGGCAGCTTTGttaatttattgatatttattgTACTGAGTTATTAATGCTCCTTGGAGGAGCCCATGGaatctatttaataaattatattggGCTTTTTTTTCTCATCGtctgttttggattttgtgaGAGGGTTGAAACTGGTGAGTAGGGATCCAGGCTGGATGGAGTTGCATCATGGAGAAGGGTGTGCTCTAGAAGTGGGGATCACTTCCGCCACTGCCATTCCCCTCACTGGGCAGACTTCGTAACAAATAGTGACCCAGCAATCACTGTGCTGAGCATTTACTTTATGCCAGGTCATGTAAGTACGATCACTGTCCTCTTTtaacaggtggggaaactgaggcaggaagctaTTTAGTCGCTGGCTGATGGCCACACAGCTGTTCAGGGGTAGAACCCAGACTCTAGCTTGCTTATCGTCACTCTTTCCACCCTTTGTCTTTCCCTGGGCAGTGACTGGGTCTTAGAGGCATCTGGTGACAAGTGTGGCACAGAGCAGGCTCCCTTGCAGGAGTCCCCACTGGATTTTCAGGGCCCTCAGAGATGACTTCATCTTTCCAGGTCCAAACATTTTGTCATCTGAATAAGGGCTGAGTCCAAAGTTGTTAAAGGTTCTTAGAAAACACTGGACTAATGGTTCTCAAAGACTGGCCTCCAGACCAGAACCAGCACTTGGCTATGTTTTAGAAAGGCAAATCCttgctctccccaccccaccgGCCTACTGAAGTGGACAGTCTATGAGAAAAATCAGCAGCGTGTGTTTTAATGAACCCTCCTGGGATTCGGATATACTCTTGAGCCTAAGAACCACTGATATTGAGTGAACTGAACCTTCATCTTCATCATTTCTTTGGGGAAACTCAGGACCCAAAAGTGTGATTTGCACAAGTCCACCTGTAAGGGGGGGGTGCAGTTAGGATTCTGAGACATCAGTCTTACAATTCTCATTCTTACTTCTGTGGGTCCTTCTACCCCTAGTCCCACACCAGGCTTTTTGGCCCCAAATATCCTCATCTCCAATGACATTGTTATGGTGATCCTCCCAAAAACGCCCACTGTGGAGGACATCTATCTTTTTTAACTGTCCTATATCAGAACATCTTTACTATCATTGAAAAAATTatcccaggcttggcacctgtagctcagcggccagggcgccagccacatacaccacagttggcaggttcgaacccaccccaggcctgccaaacaacaatgacaactacaacaacaacaaaaaaaaaatagctgggtgttatggtgggtgcctgtagtaccagctacttgggaggcaaaggcaagagaatctgtgtcaaaaaaaaaaagaaagaaaagaaaaataaaaattatcccaaACCGAGAAATAAGGCAGTAGCATGACcatatgtttttttaaagaataaatatccACAAGTCCATCATGGTAGAAATAAATAGTTCACTATATAAATAAATTGGGGAGGGGACAAATGTTCCTTACAGAATTCTaattaataaacaataaatataagagaaattaCGGAAACAGAACATCATCATTAGAATATCACAGCAATAACTGTCTTGAGCAAGATCCACAGAATGCTAAAATTAGTGAGTGAAACTTTAAGGAGAAACAGGAAATCTGCACAGCCTCAAAGTCTCTTCCccaaaatatttatgaatcacGGTGGTGGTATTAACATGTGTCCACAAATTCTTTGATATTCCTCCCTCCAAGAGGTGGAGCTTACTCTCCTTCCCTGGAAGGTAGGCTGGGGTTGGTGACTCCCTTCTAAAGAGCAGAGCACAGGAGAAAAAACTGCAAAGTGATGGGGACAGCCATGACAACATCATCTCTGGCCAGCGATCCAGGTGGACATCACCCACCATGTCCGTTATCATGCACTTGTTGTGACACAATTAGATGGCACCTCCCTTGCCTCTCTATGGttttcttcccccaaatccaCCATCCCAGTCTCAACAGGAGACTGCCAGCCCACACTGAGGGTCATATTCACAATCCGCTGCCCAGCATGCTTCAAGATGTCAAGGCAAGACTGAGAAACTGTCCAGATTGCAGCCTAAGGAGATGCAAGGACTAAATGCAATGTGAGCACCAAAATTGAATCTTGGACCAGAAAACGAACATTAGtgtaaaaattgataaaaatccaAGTTAGGCTGATAGTTTAATTATCAATATTGTACCAGTGTTAATTGCTTGTTTTTGATAAATGTGCTGTGGTTACACAAGATGTTATCACTTAGGAGAAGTTGGGTGgaaactctctgtactatctACAACTTTCCTacaaatctaaaattataaaataaaacattttaaaataaaaacaaaaagtataaaatttcaaaataaaatactaaaggctccagcgcccgtagctcagtggttagggcaccagccacatacacctaggatgggcaggttcaaacccagcccagaccagctaaataacaaggaaaactgcaacaacaacaaaaatagctgggcattgtagtggttgtctgtagtcccagtcacttgggaggctgaggcaagagaattgcttaagcccaa
The sequence above is a segment of the Nycticebus coucang isolate mNycCou1 chromosome 4, mNycCou1.pri, whole genome shotgun sequence genome. Coding sequences within it:
- the IL31 gene encoding interleukin-31; its protein translation is MVSRTGPTMSALFLLCCVGSWLSSHTSPIRSLQSNEEKHIVEELGFLSKILLENFRKGEKKLSTSPNYTLPCFIPNAQPPNNINISAVQTYLRRIRPLSDNTTTTGEIIEHLDKLAFQNAPETNISMPEAAFEKKRFILTILQQFVECVDLVLKSFNSEAQQAT